One segment of Candidatus Eisenbacteria bacterium DNA contains the following:
- the tuf gene encoding elongation factor Tu (EF-Tu; promotes GTP-dependent binding of aminoacyl-tRNA to the A-site of ribosomes during protein biosynthesis; when the tRNA anticodon matches the mRNA codon, GTP hydrolysis results; the inactive EF-Tu-GDP leaves the ribosome and release of GDP is promoted by elongation factor Ts; many prokaryotes have two copies of the gene encoding EF-Tu), translating into MAKAKFERTKPHVNVGTIGHVDHGKTTLTSAITMYLAKTGQAEVRSFDSIDKAPEEKARGITIATAHVEY; encoded by the coding sequence ATGGCCAAGGCGAAGTTTGAGCGGACGAAGCCGCACGTGAACGTCGGAACGATCGGGCACGTGGATCATGGAAAGACAACACTAACGTCGGCGATCACGATGTATTTGGCGAAGACGGGGCAGGCGGAAGTACGTTCCTTCGACAGTATTGATAAAGCGCCGGAAGAGAAGGCGCGAGGTATTACGATTGCGACAGCGCACGTCGAGTAT
- the fusA gene encoding elongation factor G, producing the protein MDLGLIRNIGIAAHIDAGKTTLSERVLYFTGKVHRMGEVHDGAATMDWMVQERERGITISSAATSAFWKKHQINIIDTPGHVDFTVEVERSLRVMDGVVAVFCAVGGVEPQSETVWRQADKYEIPRIAFVNKMDRTGADFEHVVEMMRERLGAHPVPLTMPVFLGEIFYGLIDLVEMKQLTYVDEAGIPTFNKTEIPNDLADEAYSRRDHLVEEMSGYDDELMTLYLDGADIPEVLLKRAIRKATMDNKITPVLCGAAYRNKGVRKLLDAVIDYLPSPGDIPAVKGENPKTLEVELREPDAAAPFSGMVFKIQADPYVGKLAFVRIYSGTLKTGETLWNSSCEIRQRVGRILEMHANNRIEKSEVGPGEIAAIVGLAKAHTGDTICDPDHPIILEGMQFPEPVIEVSIKPLSQKDQDRLGLALDRLADEDPTFRVKVDPETSQTIIAGMGELHLEILVDRLAREFNTRCEVGQPEVSYRETITRSIKKRTRLVKQTGGKGMFADITLEVEPTAPGEGFIWENKIIGGAIPTEYIPAIERGIIEAMAGGVSAGFPVVDVKVRLVDGKHHPVDSSDMAFRIAGSMAFKEAVSAASPVLLEPVMDVEVTVPSASLGDVIGDLTSRRGRIGGIIERNGAQTIAASVPLQAMFGYSTSLRSMTQGRGIYSMQFARYESVPQEVATQILRQRGAA; encoded by the coding sequence ATGGATCTAGGTCTCATTCGAAATATCGGCATCGCCGCACATATTGATGCCGGGAAAACCACTCTTTCCGAGAGAGTCTTGTACTTTACGGGCAAGGTTCACCGGATGGGAGAGGTCCATGACGGCGCCGCAACCATGGACTGGATGGTGCAGGAGCGGGAGCGGGGTATTACTATATCGTCCGCCGCGACATCTGCATTCTGGAAAAAGCACCAGATTAACATTATAGACACCCCCGGCCATGTCGATTTCACCGTAGAAGTTGAACGATCTCTCCGCGTTATGGATGGTGTGGTGGCCGTCTTCTGCGCTGTCGGCGGCGTCGAACCCCAATCCGAGACGGTGTGGCGCCAGGCCGACAAGTATGAAATTCCCCGTATCGCTTTTGTCAATAAGATGGATCGCACCGGCGCTGATTTTGAACATGTTGTGGAGATGATGCGGGAGAGATTGGGGGCGCATCCGGTTCCCCTTACCATGCCTGTTTTCTTGGGCGAAATTTTCTATGGCCTTATTGATCTCGTGGAAATGAAGCAACTCACCTATGTCGACGAAGCGGGAATCCCTACCTTTAACAAAACTGAAATCCCGAACGATCTCGCCGATGAAGCTTACAGCCGCAGAGATCACCTCGTGGAAGAGATGTCAGGCTACGACGATGAGCTGATGACGCTTTATCTGGACGGCGCCGACATCCCTGAAGTCCTCTTGAAGCGGGCGATCCGGAAAGCCACGATGGATAACAAAATCACACCGGTTCTCTGCGGCGCCGCCTATCGGAACAAAGGTGTTCGGAAACTGCTTGATGCGGTCATCGATTATCTTCCGTCTCCAGGCGATATCCCTGCCGTTAAAGGCGAGAACCCAAAGACGTTGGAAGTGGAGCTTCGCGAACCTGATGCCGCGGCTCCTTTCAGCGGGATGGTCTTTAAAATTCAGGCCGATCCCTATGTTGGGAAGCTGGCCTTTGTTCGGATTTACTCGGGAACATTGAAAACGGGTGAGACGTTGTGGAACTCATCCTGCGAGATCCGCCAGCGGGTCGGGCGTATCCTCGAAATGCATGCCAATAACAGGATCGAGAAATCCGAAGTCGGTCCCGGGGAGATCGCAGCGATTGTCGGATTGGCCAAGGCCCACACCGGCGATACGATTTGTGATCCCGATCATCCCATCATTTTAGAGGGAATGCAGTTCCCCGAACCTGTCATTGAAGTGTCCATCAAACCACTGAGCCAAAAAGATCAGGATAGGCTGGGACTGGCTCTCGACCGGCTCGCTGATGAGGATCCGACGTTCCGTGTCAAAGTGGATCCCGAAACAAGTCAAACCATCATTGCCGGAATGGGTGAGCTTCATCTCGAGATTTTGGTGGATCGGCTGGCGCGTGAATTCAATACCCGGTGCGAGGTGGGCCAACCTGAGGTTTCATATCGCGAGACGATCACCAGATCTATTAAAAAACGCACCCGGCTTGTAAAGCAAACCGGTGGAAAAGGGATGTTTGCGGATATCACTCTCGAGGTCGAACCGACGGCGCCCGGGGAAGGGTTTATTTGGGAAAACAAGATTATCGGCGGGGCGATTCCCACCGAGTACATCCCAGCCATTGAACGGGGTATCATTGAAGCGATGGCGGGAGGTGTTTCAGCCGGATTTCCCGTCGTCGATGTGAAGGTCCGGTTGGTTGACGGAAAACATCATCCGGTTGATTCATCGGATATGGCGTTTCGTATCGCCGGATCGATGGCCTTCAAAGAAGCTGTAAGTGCGGCAAGCCCTGTGCTGTTGGAGCCGGTCATGGATGTGGAAGTTACCGTACCCTCGGCATCCTTGGGTGATGTTATCGGCGACCTCACATCCCGGCGCGGCCGGATCGGCGGCATTATTGAACGGAACGGAGCGCAGACGATTGCCGCTTCCGTGCCACTGCAAGCAATGTTCGGTTATTCCACGAGTCTACGGTCAATGACACAGGGGCGTGGAATATATTCAATGCAATTCGCGAGATATGAGTCGGTGCCCCAAGAGGTCGCGACACAAATTCTGCGTCAGCGGGGAGCCGCCTGA
- the rpsG gene encoding 30S ribosomal protein S7 → MPRRAKIQRRDLLPDPRYNNVMITRFINCLMRRGKRSVAEQILYGAIDIIEDKTKQDGLTVFKQAINNVKPQLEVKSRRVGGATYQVPVEVKPERKMALALRWLINFSKARAGGSMRDKLAAEMMAAAKNEGASIKKRDDTHRMAEANKAFSHYRF, encoded by the coding sequence ATGCCACGGCGAGCCAAAATTCAGCGACGGGATTTATTACCAGATCCAAGATATAACAATGTGATGATCACGCGCTTCATTAATTGTCTTATGAGGCGTGGCAAACGGAGTGTCGCAGAGCAGATCCTTTACGGGGCCATTGATATTATTGAAGACAAGACGAAACAAGATGGATTGACGGTCTTCAAACAAGCGATTAATAATGTCAAGCCGCAGCTCGAGGTCAAAAGCCGCCGGGTTGGTGGTGCGACGTATCAGGTTCCTGTTGAAGTAAAGCCTGAGCGCAAAATGGCGCTGGCGCTTCGATGGTTGATTAATTTCTCGAAAGCCCGGGCCGGTGGTTCGATGAGAGACAAGCTCGCGGCTGAAATGATGGCGGCTGCCAAAAACGAAGGCGCCTCGATCAAGAAGAGGGATGACACCCACCGGATGGCGGAAGCCAATAAGGCTTTCTCCCACTACCGGTTCTAG
- the rpsL gene encoding 30S ribosomal protein S12, translated as MPTLNQLVRKGRKVILKKNSAPALKACPQKRGVCTRVYTTTPKKPNSALRKVARVRLTNKMEVTAYIPGEGHNLQEHSVVMIRGGRVKDLPGVRYHIVRGTLDASGVDGRTQSRSKYGTKRPKK; from the coding sequence GTGCCGACTCTAAATCAACTGGTCCGGAAAGGCCGGAAAGTAATCTTGAAGAAGAACTCTGCGCCGGCCCTGAAGGCCTGTCCGCAGAAACGGGGTGTGTGTACGCGTGTCTACACAACCACACCCAAAAAACCAAATTCGGCCCTACGGAAAGTCGCGCGTGTCCGTTTGACAAATAAGATGGAAGTCACCGCCTATATCCCGGGCGAAGGCCACAATCTCCAAGAGCACAGCGTGGTGATGATTCGTGGCGGACGTGTTAAGGATCTTCCCGGTGTTCGATATCACATCGTGCGCGGGACATTGGACGCCAGTGGCGTTGATGGGCGTACTCAGAGCCGCTCGAAATACGGAACGAAACGGCCGAAGAAGTAA